A window of Psychroflexus sp. ALD_RP9 contains these coding sequences:
- the arfB gene encoding alternative ribosome rescue aminoacyl-tRNA hydrolase ArfB: MFNKKQLLSEIEIQTALSGGPGGQHVNKTETKVIISWDFLNSQAVNQDQKKRLSKVLSSHINNAKLIKVSSAKTRSQHKNKADAIVKLEQLVDKALKIPKKRKKTKPSKLAKLKRLKAKQKQSEKKNFRQKPKLQ, translated from the coding sequence ATGTTTAATAAAAAACAGCTGTTAAGCGAAATTGAAATTCAAACTGCTTTAAGTGGCGGACCAGGTGGTCAACATGTGAATAAAACAGAAACTAAAGTTATTATAAGTTGGGATTTTTTAAATTCTCAAGCAGTTAACCAAGACCAAAAAAAGCGACTTTCTAAAGTCTTAAGTTCACATATTAACAATGCCAAACTTATAAAAGTAAGTAGTGCTAAAACCAGATCTCAACATAAAAATAAAGCTGATGCTATTGTTAAACTAGAGCAGCTAGTTGACAAGGCTTTAAAGATTCCAAAAAAGCGAAAAAAAACCAAACCCTCTAAATTAGCTAAATTAAAAAGGCTAAAAGCTAAACAGAAGCA